The sequence below is a genomic window from Daphnia pulicaria isolate SC F1-1A chromosome 6, SC_F0-13Bv2, whole genome shotgun sequence.
CGCGCTCGTTCAAGTGAAATAAGGTGTACCgtgtttttttaagactttctTGCCGACAACTGGATTATTTCTCTTCGTCAACATGAAACTAACCGCCAGCTTATTTGTCGTTTCGTTGTTTGTGATTGTCTGCGCCCAACCTGACCGGCCGAGGACTAGAGCCATTTCAAGAGGTGAGATTACATTTAGTGGCAATGCTAACTTTGGCGAGACGTCTAGAATTAGATCTAGAGTCGGTGTTGATGCTAGAACCAGTAGAGTTGATGCTAAACCTAGCAATGTCGAATCTAAGCCAAGATTTACCGCCAAACCCAGAGAAACTAGAGTCGAACCTAAACCTAATGTTCCAGCTAAACCTAATGTCGAAGCTAAACCAAGATTTACTGCCAAACCCAGAGACGCTAGAGTCGAAACTAAACCCAGAGAAACTAGAGTTGATCAACCTAAACCAAGATTCGAAGCTAAACCTATTAGAATCGAACCTAAACCTAATGTCGAGGCTAAGCCAAGATTCACCGCTAAACCAAAAGCCGAAGACAAGCCAGTCCTCGAAGCAAAACCAAAAGTCGAAGAAAGGTTTATAGAAGAGGATTTCCCCATTGAAGAAGATGGCACTAAGGATAAGGAAGAACCTAGCCTCCAAACCGAAGGTAAACCATCGATCGATGTCGATGACAACACTGTGACAGGTTAGTTGCTTTTTTTGCCAACATTTGAaggtaagttttttaaatgttgaactTACATGTATGTTTCTCTTTTCGAAGGTAACCCATCCACTGAAGTCAGGGGTAACGTTATGACAGGTTAGTTTCGGctgccaaaatattttttggaggCTATCATAAACTTATCAATGCGTTACTTTTCCAAACTTTTTATGGACTTCGTTAAGGCAATCCAATGGTTGACGTCAGTAACGCAGCAGCaggttaattttaaattttttaatacttcGGAtgcaaaatattgaattttttcttcccaaCCAGTCAACGGAAGTAACTGTCAACAAAACGATTTACTCAACCGCTTATTACTACGAGTGCTTTTAAGCTCTATGATGACGACAACCACCCAGAATCCTCTAATGGAAAATATCAACCGTCTGTTTAACATAAATCCGACTTCGACGAGTCCAGCAACAGTGATTACTTCCACAGCCGTTTCAACGGTCACTCAGCTCTTCTCTACTATTGTCAATGTATTGGAAACCAACAATTACGCTTCTTCATATTTTACTGAGAGAATGAATGGAATGTTAATAATAGTTTCGTGAACTCCGATAGGTGATGTTCAGAAACAGGAAATTACCGACAACAATCTATTCCAGCTCAACTCTAGTGGTGACGGAGATCCAAACAGTAACCTCCACCTTCTCTTCTGTGGAACCTTCCGCTCTTTTCCGCTTTAAGCGAGATACTGAACTATTTGACGAAAACCAACTGCAATCTTCACTTCTTGAATCAACCTCAGTCTCCAAACTGAGAATAGAACCAACACAGCCGCTGCCCACATCATCCGACTTTGCTTCCCACCGTGATGCAATGGAACCGGCAATTGATATTGGTAATGTCACTTACAGTGAGCAATCTTTGAAAAATCCATTAATTTTTACAACCTGTTTAATAGATCGTTTAATGGCCGCACTTAATCATCCCGATATCCGGGAAGCATGGAATAATTTCTTACAAGTTTTGTTTAGATTTTTGGAATGAGGCATAAGCATTGAGAATATATCACCTCTGcacaaaatatgaaaaaaaaaaaaacaacaaaaaacaacgaaaaaaaaaaacaaaaaaaatatataaataaaataaaaacaaaaaaatacagatTATAAAACTATTAATAGAACTGGAAGTAGATTACAGAATGTTTTTTACGTACTAGTACTTCGATTGGTCAAAATGGAAGTAACATTGTGGGCATATTTCTTGTTCTCGACAAAGTTGGAGTCCAGCCCACGTTGTTGAGCGGAAGCTTTAGTTGTCCAAACAACTTTCACtcattgaattttttcctGATTGTAGCCTCTTTCTCGATTCTGCTGTTGGAGGTCAACCTTTTAGGTTAACGGACCGTGACGGCCCTTCTCCAGGGTTCGAATGAATGGTTTCAGGCAAATTCTTCTCATTGATACCTCAttcataaaatttaataatcTCAAAATAACTGATTGAAAGACTCTTTAaacaactttttattatttgaatcgAACTGAATATAGCCCAAAATATAATGTTTCTACTGAAAATCGAGCCACACGCAAATGGTGCtgtaaacagaaaaaatatcaAGTGAAAGTTTCCATAGTTGCAAATTGCAAGAGAATGTTTCATACGAaactataaatattttaaagaatGCTGCCAACGATTGCCTAGGGCCTCTCGCATCTCGGTTTACCGGCAACTAGCAACCTCTGTCTGCAGGCACTGTCTGACATAACGGTCACGAAGGGAGCGCACCTGGAAATATCCCTTTCCATTATACTGCAACGCTAAAGTTCAGTAATCGGTTTCACGAATAATTCCAGATTAAATGGAACATATTTGAAATTGTAAATAGAATTTACACCTTGcaccaatttaaaaattttattactcTATTGTTAGCTGGATACCTTAAATAACGAGTATTATTCATGACAAATTGAGCGTATCTATCACGTCATGCTGTGTTTGACAaacatttaataataaatgCATTTGGGTGGTACATCTTACGCTTATCACGACTCATTTATTTTACAAGAAAATATGTGCGTTGTAGCTTCTACATAACTTTGGAATCACGGGAAATTTACAGATTAGAAACTTTGGTATAAGGCAGCGTGTAAAACACCGTCTTTTTACATTCGCTAACTAGCGGCTTTGATCCGGCTTCGATGACGTAAACTTTATATCGTGTATTCTTCGCATGCCACGAAAGGTGACTGCCctgtttatttcatttaaggGCGTGGAGCCTAGTAAATTTTCTGTCTTGTTTATAGCTTTCAGATACCTTTAGTTGTTTAGAgaattctgttttaaaaacGTCTGAATTCTTCACTGAACCGTCTAGAAAGTGAAGTTTAAACGAATTTtcggttttcattttttccccatcCTTATTGTCAAGCCGCCATTAGCTTgatgtttcttcttattttgtaTGTATTTGTCTTTCCTTTTACCCCAATTTGCaggagttattattattatatgattATATGATTTTTATTATACGTTAATTTGGTTTTACCATTAGATATTTAGTGGTGGTTTTACGAACTACAAATATTTAAACTAAACCTTAAGTCCTTAATGAAAAGGATATTTGTCGATGGTAGATTTAGTCGGATTTAGtctaaatcaatttttttccaaacttttatAGTTCAtatgttattttgattttttaaatgggaaaaaaaaatcacaaaaagcCCTTTGCTTGGTAACGCAGATACTGACATGCTGAGTTGACAATGGTTATGGCTTGGACACTGGCTGTGGACATCTGGCGGCcagatttgttttcaatttcgggGCATAGCTAGCCCTTTAGCGGTTTAGCCCCTACCTTCTTCTTGGTTCCCTGTCAGATGAAGCGTGGGTTTCGAGAGTAAAGATGTT
It includes:
- the LOC124344177 gene encoding uncharacterized protein LOC124344177; amino-acid sequence: MKLTASLFVVSLFVIVCAQPDRPRTRAISRGEITFSGNANFGETSRIRSRVGVDARTSRVDAKPSNVESKPRFTAKPRETRVEPKPNVPAKPNVEAKPRFTAKPRDARVETKPRETRVDQPKPRFEAKPIRIEPKPNVEAKPRFTAKPKAEDKPVLEAKPKVEERFIEEDFPIEEDGTKDKEEPSLQTEGKPSIDVDDNTVTGNPSTEVRGNVMTGNPMVDVSNAAAVNGSNCQQNDLLNRLLLRVLLSSMMTTTTQNPLMENINRLFNINPTSTSPATVITSTAVSTVTQLFSTIVNVMFRNRKLPTTIYSSSTLVVTEIQTVTSTFSSVEPSALFRFKRDTELFDENQLQSSLLESTSVSKLRIEPTQPLPTSSDFASHRDAMEPAIDIDRLMAALNHPDIREAWNNFLQVLFRFLE